AAACGTTTGTCATTGCCGCGCTCCACTTGCGTTGCGCTCGCAATGACAAACGGAGCCAACACTCGGCTGCCTTTGCGCGTAGCTTTGCCCAACCGACGCCCTACATAAGATTCTGCCCCTTGCTGCAAGCCATCAATCTTCGCAAAAGCTATAATTCGCTGGAAGTGCTCAAAGGCATCGACCTGACTATCCAGCGGGCCGAAATCGTGAGCATCGTGGGGTCGTCGGGGGCTGGTAAGAGCACGCTGCTGCACATTCTGGGTACCCTGGATGAGCCCGATTCAGGTGAGGTATTATTTGATGGCCAGGCGATTACCAGCCTGGGGCGCACCGCGCTGGCTCGGTTTCGCAACCGCCATATTGGCTTCGTGTTTCAGTTTCACAACCTGCTACCCGAGTTCACGGCCATCGAAAACGTGTGCCTGCCCGCCTACCTCGCCGACCGCTCGGAGAAGGAAGTGCGGGTGCGCGCTCGCGAGCTGCTCGGCCTGCTCAACCTCGACCACCGCGTGGACCACAAGCCCAGCGAGATGAGCGGCGGCGAGCAACAGCGTGTGTCGGTCGCCCGCGCCCTCATCAACTCGCCCGA
The genomic region above belongs to Hymenobacter psoromatis and contains:
- a CDS encoding ABC transporter ATP-binding protein; the encoded protein is MLQAINLRKSYNSLEVLKGIDLTIQRAEIVSIVGSSGAGKSTLLHILGTLDEPDSGEVLFDGQAITSLGRTALARFRNRHIGFVFQFHNLLPEFTAIENVCLPAYLADRSEKEVRVRARELLGLLNLDHRVDHKPSEMSGGEQQRVSVARALINSPEIIFADEPSGNLDSKNAQELHELFFWLRKEFGQTFVIVTHNDTLAQMADRTIVMRDGHIEG